The window TTAAAACCGTGGTGGGCGTCAGTCGCTTCATGCTTGACACGTTGCAGGCCAAGGGTTACTTCAAGGGCGCGCGCAGCTACGTGGTGCATAACGCAAGCCCTGCCCCCAGCATCGGGCAGGTGCAACCGATAGCCACCAAACCCGCCGCCTCGACAGCCAAACCTGCACCGCTGCGTTTCGGTTACATGGGCACCTTGTCGGAGCCCAAGGGCCTGCGCTGGCTGATCGACCAATTCCAGCGGTTGCCCATCGACGCCACGCTGCAAATTGCCGGGCGCGGACAACGCGATGATGAAGCGCGCTTCAGGGCCATGGTCACCTCGCCACGGGTAAGTTTTGTCGGTTACCGCTCACCGGAGCAGTTCTACAAGCAGATTGATGTGGCCATCGTGCCGTCGATCTGGAGCGAGCCTTTCGGCATGGTTGCCGTTGAAGCCTGTGCCTATTCGAAACCGGTGATCGCCAGCCGCATGGGCGGGCTTCCCGAGATCATTCAGGATCAACTCAATGGCCTGCTGTGCTGCCCTGACGACCCGGACTCGCTGGGCGTGGCGATGCTCAAGTTGCATCAGCAGCCCGCGTTGCTGGCACGGCTGAGCGCCCAGGCGCGAGTCAGCGTCGCGTCATTGACGGACCTGGACCTGATGCTCGACAGCTACGAAGTCATTTTTGTACAGACCTTACTGGACCGGGTTGTGCCCCAGAACGAGCTTTCACTGTCACGCCCCGCCTAAGGGGGAATCCCTTGGCATTCCGGACCGAGCCTCTTCATTGAGACCTGACATGTCAAAGCCGCCCCAGACCCTGCTGCGAAATCCGCTGACCTTATTGCTGTTAAACCTGTTGTTGTGCTGCATGGCGATGGCCGATGAACGCTTCATCATCGGCGTCGACACCCACTTGATGAACAAAAGCAGCTCGTCGGCCAAGGCTCTGCAACTGCTTGAAGAAGCCGGGGTGGATTCAGTCCGTGACGACGCCTATTGGTCGACGGCCGAACAGCGACGCGGCCAGCTGCGCATCGACCCCGCCTGGCAGGCGTACCTGAGCAAGGCTCGTGAACATCGCCTGCGGCCCTTGCTGGTGCTGGGCTATGGCAATCCGAACTACGGCAATTACGCCAAACCGCGCTACCCGCCGGTCAAACAGGCATTCAGTGACTACGCCGGTTTCGTCAGCAAGGCGCTGGCAGACAGCGTGGATTTTTACGAAATCTGGAATGAATGGGACAAGGAAAACCCGGTGGATCCGCTGCTTGCCAGCGACTACAGCAGCCTGATCGAAGACACCGCCCTGACCCTGCGCCAGCAGAAAAAACCACCGACGATTCTTGCCGGCGCCGTGACCAGTCAAGGCATGGACCTGGGCTTCGCGGACCGCTTGATCGAGGCAGGCCTGCTCAACCATGTGGATGGCTTGTCCCTGCACCCGTACGTGCATTGCCGGCATGAAGAACGGCACACGCCCGAGCGCTGGATTTCGTGGTTACGCTGGGTCGACGCCGACCTCAGGGCGATGGCCGCAAGGCCGGTTCCGCTGTACCTGACAGAGATGGGCTGGCCCAGTAACCACGGCAAATGCGGCGTCAGCGAACAGACTCAGGCGGCTTACCTGGCACGTAGTTATTTTCTGGCCCAGACCCTGCCCGACATCAAGGGCCTGTGGTGGTACGACTTACTCAACGATGGCACCGATACCCAGGACCCGGAACAGAATTTTGGCTTGCTCAATCAGGACCTGTCAGTGAAACCGGCTTATCTGACCCTCAAAGCCATCAGCCCGATCCTGCATGACTACCGCTATGACGCCGAAAAAAGCCGCGAGCTGGACACCACGTATCTGTTGCGCTTCGCCAAGGGTTCGGAACAAATCCTGGTGGCCTGGACCACCGGCCTGCCCCGCTCGATTCAGGTGGATGCCAGCAGCGTACAGCCCGGCAATGTGCTGATGATCGACAGCGGCCAGCCGCAGCGCGGCGAGATCGACACCGGGATTGCCTGGAACTGCAACGACAGCCGTTGCTCGGCGCAGGTGTCGGTCAATGAGTTCCCCAGGATTATCCGCCTGGGTACGAAACCGCCGCTGTTTGCTCAGTGACTTGCCGGGCTGGATCACTGAAATCCGTGGGAGCGAGCTTGCTCGCGAAGAACGATGACGCGGTATGCCTGCTGAACCGAGGTGCCTGATTCGCGAGCAAACTCGCTCCCACAGGGTTCGGTGATCGCCTTTGGGAGCGGTGCTTGCTCGCGAAGAAAGATGCCGCGGTATGCCTGCTGAACCGAGGCGCCTGATTCGCAAGCAAGCTCGCTCCCATAAATAGTGTTGAACCTGAACTTCCACCCAAACCCAGCGCAAGGACGCCGTCCCATGATCGTGATCAACGCCCGCTTTCTTACCCAGGAAATACGCGGAGTGCAGCGTTTTGCGCAACAGATCTGCCTGGCCCTCAAACGCCTGCGCAGTGACGTCGTGTTCGTCGCCCCGCATGACATCAAGATGCACGA of the Paucimonas lemoignei genome contains:
- the mfpsA_1 gene encoding glycoside hydrolase family protein, whose product is MRALFINSLYAPNIGGGAEIILQRTVEGLQNRGYQVAVLATGAEPGLQVECVNQVKVYRAGLRNFYWHFTAQRPGRLARLGWHLRDRYNAAMRAYVKRVIELEKPDLVVCHNLSGWSVSAWDEITAAGLPIVQVLHDLYLLCPSSTMFSKGQSCQQQCGRCERFRRGHDQRSAQVKTVVGVSRFMLDTLQAKGYFKGARSYVVHNASPAPSIGQVQPIATKPAASTAKPAPLRFGYMGTLSEPKGLRWLIDQFQRLPIDATLQIAGRGQRDDEARFRAMVTSPRVSFVGYRSPEQFYKQIDVAIVPSIWSEPFGMVAVEACAYSKPVIASRMGGLPEIIQDQLNGLLCCPDDPDSLGVAMLKLHQQPALLARLSAQARVSVASLTDLDLMLDSYEVIFVQTLLDRVVPQNELSLSRPA
- a CDS encoding beta-xylosidase-like protein, which produces MSKPPQTLLRNPLTLLLLNLLLCCMAMADERFIIGVDTHLMNKSSSSAKALQLLEEAGVDSVRDDAYWSTAEQRRGQLRIDPAWQAYLSKAREHRLRPLLVLGYGNPNYGNYAKPRYPPVKQAFSDYAGFVSKALADSVDFYEIWNEWDKENPVDPLLASDYSSLIEDTALTLRQQKKPPTILAGAVTSQGMDLGFADRLIEAGLLNHVDGLSLHPYVHCRHEERHTPERWISWLRWVDADLRAMAARPVPLYLTEMGWPSNHGKCGVSEQTQAAYLARSYFLAQTLPDIKGLWWYDLLNDGTDTQDPEQNFGLLNQDLSVKPAYLTLKAISPILHDYRYDAEKSRELDTTYLLRFAKGSEQILVAWTTGLPRSIQVDASSVQPGNVLMIDSGQPQRGEIDTGIAWNCNDSRCSAQVSVNEFPRIIRLGTKPPLFAQ